From the Homo sapiens chromosome 1, GRCh38.p14 Primary Assembly genome, one window contains:
- the HSPB7 gene encoding heat shock protein beta-7 isoform 3 (isoform 3 is encoded by transcript variant 3), giving the protein MSHRTSSTFRAERSFHSSSSSSSSSTSSSASRALPAQDPPMEKALSMFSDDFGSFMRPHSEPLAFPAHPTARPGGAGNIKTLGDAYEFAVDVRDFSPEDIIVTTSNNHIEVRAEKLAADGTVMNTFAHKCQLPEDVDPTSVTSALREDGSLTIRARRHPHTEHVQQTFRTEIKI; this is encoded by the exons ATGAGCCACAGAACCTCTTCCACCTTCCGAGCGGAGAGAAGTTtccattcctcttcctcttcctcctcctcttccacctcctcctcggcctcccgtgCTCTCCCGGCCCAGGACCCGCCCATGGAGAAGGCCCTGAGCATGTTTTCCGATGACTTTGGCAGCTTCATGCGGCCCCACTCGGAGCCCCTGGCCTTCCCAG CCCATCCCACAGCCCGCCCCGGTGGGGCAGGCAACATCAAGACCCTAGGAGACGCCTATGAGTTTGCGGTGGACGTGAGAGACTTCTCACCTGAAGACATCATTGTCACCACCTCCAACAACCACATCGAGGTGCGGGCTGAGAAG CTGGCGGCTGACGGCACTGTCATGAACACCTTCGCTCACAAGTGCCAGCTGCCGGAGGACGTGGACCCGACGTCGGTGACCTCGGCTCTGCGGGAGGACGGCAGCCTCACTATCCGGGCACGGCGTCACCCGCATACAGAACACGTCCAGCAGACCTTCCGGACGGAGATCAAAATCTGA
- the HSPB7 gene encoding heat shock protein beta-7 isoform 6 (isoform 6 is encoded by transcript variant 6) — MSHRTSSTFRAERSFHSSSSSSSSSTSSSASRALPAQDPPMEKALSMFSDDFGSFMRPHSEPLAFPARPGGAGNIKTLGDAYEFAVDVRDFSPEDIIVTTSNNHIELAADGTVMNTFAHKCQLPEDVDPTSVTSALREDGSLTIRARRHPHTEHVQQTFRTEIKI; from the exons ATGAGCCACAGAACCTCTTCCACCTTCCGAGCGGAGAGAAGTTtccattcctcttcctcttcctcctcctcttccacctcctcctcggcctcccgtgCTCTCCCGGCCCAGGACCCGCCCATGGAGAAGGCCCTGAGCATGTTTTCCGATGACTTTGGCAGCTTCATGCGGCCCCACTCGGAGCCCCTGGCCTTCCCAG CCCGCCCCGGTGGGGCAGGCAACATCAAGACCCTAGGAGACGCCTATGAGTTTGCGGTGGACGTGAGAGACTTCTCACCTGAAGACATCATTGTCACCACCTCCAACAACCACATCGAG CTGGCGGCTGACGGCACTGTCATGAACACCTTCGCTCACAAGTGCCAGCTGCCGGAGGACGTGGACCCGACGTCGGTGACCTCGGCTCTGCGGGAGGACGGCAGCCTCACTATCCGGGCACGGCGTCACCCGCATACAGAACACGTCCAGCAGACCTTCCGGACGGAGATCAAAATCTGA
- the HSPB7 gene encoding heat shock protein beta-7 isoform 4 (isoform 4 is encoded by transcript variant 4) has product MSHRTSSTFRAERSFHSSSSSSSSSTSSSASRALPAQDPPMEKALSMFSDDFGSFMRPHSEPLAFPGNIKTLGDAYEFAVDVRDFSPEDIIVTTSNNHIEVRAEKLAADGTVMNTFAHKCQLPEDVDPTSVTSALREDGSLTIRARRHPHTEHVQQTFRTEIKI; this is encoded by the exons ATGAGCCACAGAACCTCTTCCACCTTCCGAGCGGAGAGAAGTTtccattcctcttcctcttcctcctcctcttccacctcctcctcggcctcccgtgCTCTCCCGGCCCAGGACCCGCCCATGGAGAAGGCCCTGAGCATGTTTTCCGATGACTTTGGCAGCTTCATGCGGCCCCACTCGGAGCCCCTGGCCTTCCCAG GCAACATCAAGACCCTAGGAGACGCCTATGAGTTTGCGGTGGACGTGAGAGACTTCTCACCTGAAGACATCATTGTCACCACCTCCAACAACCACATCGAGGTGCGGGCTGAGAAG CTGGCGGCTGACGGCACTGTCATGAACACCTTCGCTCACAAGTGCCAGCTGCCGGAGGACGTGGACCCGACGTCGGTGACCTCGGCTCTGCGGGAGGACGGCAGCCTCACTATCCGGGCACGGCGTCACCCGCATACAGAACACGTCCAGCAGACCTTCCGGACGGAGATCAAAATCTGA
- the HSPB7 gene encoding heat shock protein beta-7 isoform 1 (isoform 1 is encoded by transcript variant 1) — protein MGRQVNPRPRGNCQLDREEGTQQRVTAHRKTMSHCQVLWEDKDSQCWGHLDWVWAHVSRSSQRGLPGGGGIGADLGRKGRIWRGQQRPLTATWAEQRAWPPLRMASTLAQGKDPPMEKALSMFSDDFGSFMRPHSEPLAFPARPGGAGNIKTLGDAYEFAVDVRDFSPEDIIVTTSNNHIEVRAEKLAADGTVMNTFAHKCQLPEDVDPTSVTSALREDGSLTIRARRHPHTEHVQQTFRTEIKI, from the exons ATGGGGAGACAGGTGAACCCTCGCCCCCGTGGGAACTGCCAGTTGGATAGGGAAGAAGGGACACAGCAGAGAGTCACAGCACACAGGAAGACTATGTCACACTGCCAGGTGCTGTGGGAGGACAAAGACAGTCAGTGCTGGGGGCATCTGGACTGGGTGTGGGCCCATGTGAGCAGGAGCAGTCAGAGAGGCCTCCCTGGGGGAGGAGGCATTGGAGCTGATCTGGGACGGAAGGGACGGATTTGGAGAGGACAGCAGAGGCCCTTAACTGCAACCTGGGCAGAGCAGAGGGCCTGGCCGCCTCTCAGAATGGCCTCCACCCTGGCCCAGGGCAAG GACCCGCCCATGGAGAAGGCCCTGAGCATGTTTTCCGATGACTTTGGCAGCTTCATGCGGCCCCACTCGGAGCCCCTGGCCTTCCCAG CCCGCCCCGGTGGGGCAGGCAACATCAAGACCCTAGGAGACGCCTATGAGTTTGCGGTGGACGTGAGAGACTTCTCACCTGAAGACATCATTGTCACCACCTCCAACAACCACATCGAGGTGCGGGCTGAGAAG CTGGCGGCTGACGGCACTGTCATGAACACCTTCGCTCACAAGTGCCAGCTGCCGGAGGACGTGGACCCGACGTCGGTGACCTCGGCTCTGCGGGAGGACGGCAGCCTCACTATCCGGGCACGGCGTCACCCGCATACAGAACACGTCCAGCAGACCTTCCGGACGGAGATCAAAATCTGA
- the HSPB7 gene encoding heat shock protein beta-7 isoform 2 (isoform 2 is encoded by transcript variant 2), which translates to MSHRTSSTFRAERSFHSSSSSSSSSTSSSASRALPAQDPPMEKALSMFSDDFGSFMRPHSEPLAFPARPGGAGNIKTLGDAYEFAVDVRDFSPEDIIVTTSNNHIEVRAEKLAADGTVMNTFAHKCQLPEDVDPTSVTSALREDGSLTIRARRHPHTEHVQQTFRTEIKI; encoded by the exons ATGAGCCACAGAACCTCTTCCACCTTCCGAGCGGAGAGAAGTTtccattcctcttcctcttcctcctcctcttccacctcctcctcggcctcccgtgCTCTCCCGGCCCAGGACCCGCCCATGGAGAAGGCCCTGAGCATGTTTTCCGATGACTTTGGCAGCTTCATGCGGCCCCACTCGGAGCCCCTGGCCTTCCCAG CCCGCCCCGGTGGGGCAGGCAACATCAAGACCCTAGGAGACGCCTATGAGTTTGCGGTGGACGTGAGAGACTTCTCACCTGAAGACATCATTGTCACCACCTCCAACAACCACATCGAGGTGCGGGCTGAGAAG CTGGCGGCTGACGGCACTGTCATGAACACCTTCGCTCACAAGTGCCAGCTGCCGGAGGACGTGGACCCGACGTCGGTGACCTCGGCTCTGCGGGAGGACGGCAGCCTCACTATCCGGGCACGGCGTCACCCGCATACAGAACACGTCCAGCAGACCTTCCGGACGGAGATCAAAATCTGA
- the HSPB7 gene encoding heat shock protein beta-7 isoform 8 (isoform 8 is encoded by transcript variant 8) — MSHRTSSTFRAERSFHSSSSSSSSSTSSSASRALPAQDPPMEKALSMFSDDFGSFMRPHSEPLAFPAAHPTARPGGAGNIKTLGDAYEFAVDVRDFSPEDIIVTTSNNHIEVRAEKLAADGTVMNTFAHKCQLPEDVDPTSVTSALREDGSLTIRARRHPHTEHVQQTFRTEIKI; from the exons ATGAGCCACAGAACCTCTTCCACCTTCCGAGCGGAGAGAAGTTtccattcctcttcctcttcctcctcctcttccacctcctcctcggcctcccgtgCTCTCCCGGCCCAGGACCCGCCCATGGAGAAGGCCCTGAGCATGTTTTCCGATGACTTTGGCAGCTTCATGCGGCCCCACTCGGAGCCCCTGGCCTTCCCAG CAGCCCATCCCACAGCCCGCCCCGGTGGGGCAGGCAACATCAAGACCCTAGGAGACGCCTATGAGTTTGCGGTGGACGTGAGAGACTTCTCACCTGAAGACATCATTGTCACCACCTCCAACAACCACATCGAGGTGCGGGCTGAGAAG CTGGCGGCTGACGGCACTGTCATGAACACCTTCGCTCACAAGTGCCAGCTGCCGGAGGACGTGGACCCGACGTCGGTGACCTCGGCTCTGCGGGAGGACGGCAGCCTCACTATCCGGGCACGGCGTCACCCGCATACAGAACACGTCCAGCAGACCTTCCGGACGGAGATCAAAATCTGA
- the HSPB7 gene encoding heat shock protein beta-7 isoform 7 (isoform 7 is encoded by transcript variant 7): protein MSHRTSSTFRAERSFHSSSSSSSSSTSSSASRALPAQDPPMEKALSMFSDDFGSFMRPHSEPLAFPAHPTARPGGAGNIKTLGDAYEFAVDVRDFSPEDIIVTTSNNHIELAADGTVMNTFAHKCQLPEDVDPTSVTSALREDGSLTIRARRHPHTEHVQQTFRTEIKI from the exons ATGAGCCACAGAACCTCTTCCACCTTCCGAGCGGAGAGAAGTTtccattcctcttcctcttcctcctcctcttccacctcctcctcggcctcccgtgCTCTCCCGGCCCAGGACCCGCCCATGGAGAAGGCCCTGAGCATGTTTTCCGATGACTTTGGCAGCTTCATGCGGCCCCACTCGGAGCCCCTGGCCTTCCCAG CCCATCCCACAGCCCGCCCCGGTGGGGCAGGCAACATCAAGACCCTAGGAGACGCCTATGAGTTTGCGGTGGACGTGAGAGACTTCTCACCTGAAGACATCATTGTCACCACCTCCAACAACCACATCGAG CTGGCGGCTGACGGCACTGTCATGAACACCTTCGCTCACAAGTGCCAGCTGCCGGAGGACGTGGACCCGACGTCGGTGACCTCGGCTCTGCGGGAGGACGGCAGCCTCACTATCCGGGCACGGCGTCACCCGCATACAGAACACGTCCAGCAGACCTTCCGGACGGAGATCAAAATCTGA
- the HSPB7 gene encoding heat shock protein beta-7 isoform 5 (isoform 5 is encoded by transcript variant 5), which produces MSHRTSSTFRAERSFHSSSSSSSSSTSSSASRALPAQDPPMEKALSMFSDDFGSFMRPHSEPLAFPARPGGAGNIKTLGDAYEFAVDVRDFSPEDIIVTTSNNHIEVRAEKCQLPEDVDPTSVTSALREDGSLTIRARRHPHTEHVQQTFRTEIKI; this is translated from the exons ATGAGCCACAGAACCTCTTCCACCTTCCGAGCGGAGAGAAGTTtccattcctcttcctcttcctcctcctcttccacctcctcctcggcctcccgtgCTCTCCCGGCCCAGGACCCGCCCATGGAGAAGGCCCTGAGCATGTTTTCCGATGACTTTGGCAGCTTCATGCGGCCCCACTCGGAGCCCCTGGCCTTCCCAG CCCGCCCCGGTGGGGCAGGCAACATCAAGACCCTAGGAGACGCCTATGAGTTTGCGGTGGACGTGAGAGACTTCTCACCTGAAGACATCATTGTCACCACCTCCAACAACCACATCGAGGTGCGGGCTGAGAAG TGCCAGCTGCCGGAGGACGTGGACCCGACGTCGGTGACCTCGGCTCTGCGGGAGGACGGCAGCCTCACTATCCGGGCACGGCGTCACCCGCATACAGAACACGTCCAGCAGACCTTCCGGACGGAGATCAAAATCTGA